A genome region from Desulfurobacteriaceae bacterium includes the following:
- the cas2 gene encoding CRISPR-associated endonuclease Cas2 yields MNLPKRISRFVVIYDICVINDSYQEHRSSAKRRAKVMRILYDYGIRTQLSVFEVELQSDQYEELIERIENVIRMESDKVYIYPLDNKSLKKIKRLGKEKGILKDFFF; encoded by the coding sequence ATGAACTTACCGAAAAGAATTTCTAGGTTTGTTGTTATTTATGACATATGCGTTATTAATGACTCTTATCAAGAACATAGAAGTTCTGCAAAAAGAAGAGCAAAAGTTATGAGGATACTTTACGATTACGGAATAAGAACTCAGCTTAGTGTTTTTGAAGTGGAATTACAGTCAGATCAGTATGAAGAACTCATAGAACGTATTGAAAATGTAATTAGAATGGAGTCAGACAAAGTCTACATTTATCCTTTAGATAATAAGAGTCTAAAGAAAATCAAAAGGTTAGGTAAAGAAAAGGGTATATTGAAAGACTTTTTCTTTTGA
- the cas2 gene encoding CRISPR-associated endonuclease Cas2 produces MKYLVTYDISDDRKRDKVIKLLNEHGKRVQLSCFEIEITSEKIDSLISDLEKVIDSETDKIFFFPISEYSIPLVKKLGKSDIEHNPSIVL; encoded by the coding sequence ATGAAATATCTAGTAACTTATGACATATCCGACGACCGAAAACGTGATAAAGTTATAAAACTTCTAAATGAACACGGAAAAAGAGTTCAGCTTAGCTGTTTTGAAATAGAAATAACTTCTGAAAAGATTGATAGCTTAATATCAGATCTTGAAAAAGTAATAGATAGCGAAACGGACAAGATTTTCTTTTTTCCCATAAGTGAATACTCCATTCCTCTTGTAAAAAAGCTTGGAAAAAGTGATATAGAACATAATCCCAGCATAGTACTATGA
- a CDS encoding HIT domain-containing protein, which translates to MEILWAPWRLSYVSKAGKEKKKGCFICQAIEDDPSKDKENLLLYRGKRAIVILNRFPYNTAHLMVCPVRHTGDFLSLLPEEMAEIDELLKRSIRAIKRAYNPDGFNVGLNLGKVSGGSVDTHIHYHVVPRWLGDTNFMPVIGGAKVIPQSLDETFDLLKKYWE; encoded by the coding sequence TTGGAAATCTTATGGGCACCGTGGAGACTTTCTTACGTTAGCAAGGCTGGAAAAGAAAAAAAGAAAGGATGCTTTATTTGTCAAGCAATAGAAGATGACCCATCAAAGGACAAAGAAAATCTTCTTCTTTATAGGGGAAAGAGAGCAATAGTCATACTAAATAGATTTCCCTACAATACTGCACATCTTATGGTTTGTCCTGTAAGGCATACTGGAGATTTCTTATCTTTACTTCCAGAGGAGATGGCAGAAATTGACGAGCTTTTAAAACGTTCAATTAGGGCAATAAAAAGGGCTTATAATCCAGACGGTTTCAACGTTGGCTTGAACTTGGGAAAAGTTTCCGGTGGAAGTGTTGATACACACATTCACTACCACGTTGTCCCAAGGTGGCTTGGAGATACAAACTTTATGCCGGTTATCGGAGGAGCAAAAGTTATTCCTCAATCTCTTGATGAAACGTTCGACTTACTCA